A window from Kwoniella newhampshirensis strain CBS 13917 chromosome 3, whole genome shotgun sequence encodes these proteins:
- a CDS encoding citrate synthase, mitochondrial, with protein sequence MSMFVSRTALRAQLRPSFARTFASTPVSQAQSLKERLAELIPKEIENVKAVRAAHGAKSFGEVTVDQAYGGMRGIKGLIWEGSVLDADEGIRFRGLTIPEAQAKLPTAPGGSEPLPEGLFWLLLTGEVPTEEQVKGLSQEWAARAEIPKFVEELIDRCPNTLHPMTQFSIAVNALNHDSAFAKAYADGVHKREYWKTTFDDSMDLIAKLPNIAGRIFRNVFGDGKLPPIDPNKDYSANLATLLGYGDNAQFVDLMRLYITIHSDHEGGNVSAHTGHLVGSALSDPFLSFAASLNGLAGPLHGLANQEVLRWVQKMRAQIGEDASDEKVAEYVWSTLKGGQVVPGYGHAVLRKTDPRYTAQREFALKHLPDDPLFKLVGQIYKIVPNILLEAGKAKNPWPNVDAHSGVLLTYYGLHQQDFYTVLFGVSRAFGVVSQLIWDRALGMPLERPKSYSTEAIKKMFENK encoded by the exons ATGAGCATGTTCGTCTCCCGTACCGCTCTCCGAGCTCAG CTCCGTCCCTCTTTCGCGAGGACATTTGCTTCCACTCCTGTCTCTCAGGCCCAGTCACTCAAGGAGCGACTGGCCGAGCTCATCCCcaaggagattgagaacGTCAAGGCCGTTCGAGCTGCCCATGGAGCCAAGAGTTTCGGTGAGGTCACCGTTGACCAAGCTTATGGTGGTATGCGAGGTATCAAG GGCCTCATCTGGGAGGGTTCCGTCCTCGATGCCGATGAGGGTATCCGATTCAGAGGTCTCACCATCCCCGAGGCTCAGGCTAAGCTCCCTACCGCTCCCGGCGGTTCCGAGCCTCTCCCCGAGGGTCTCTTCTGGCTCCTCCTCACCGGTGAGGTCCCCACCGAAGAGCAGGTCAAGGGTCTCTCTCAGGAGTGGGCTGCGCGCGCCGAGATCCCCAAGTTCGTCGAGGAGCTCATCGACCGATGCCCCAACACTCTCCACCCCATGACTCAATTCTCCATTGCTGTCAACGCT CTTAACCACGACTCTGCCTTCGCCAAGGCTTACGCCGACGGTGTCCACAAGAGGGAGTACTGGAAGACCACCTTCGATGACTCCATGGACCTCATCGCCAAGCTCCCCAACATCGCCGGTCGAATCTTCCGAAACGTCTTCGGCGACGGCAAGCTTCCCCCCATCGATCCCAACAAGGACTACTCTGCCAACTTGGCTACTCTCCTCGGCTACGGTGACAACGCTCAGTTCGTGGACCTCATGAGATTGTACATCACTATTCACTCTGACCACGAGGGTGGTAATGTCTCT GCCCACACTGGTCACTTGGTCGGTTCCGCTCTCTCCGAccccttcctttctttcgcTGCCTCTCTCAACGGTCTTGCCGGTCCTCTTCACGG TCTTGCCAACCAGGAGGTCCTTCGATGGGTCCAGAAGATGCGAGCTCAGATCGGCGAGGATGCTTCCGACGAGAAGGTTGCCGAATACGTCTGGTCTACCCTCAAGGGTGGTCAGGTTGTTCCCGGTTACGGTCACGCTGTTTTGAGGAAGACT GACCCTCGATACACTGCTCAACGAGAGTTCGCTCTCAAGCACCTTCCCGACGACCCCCTCTTCAAGCTTGTTGGCCAGATTTACAAAATCGTCCCCAacatccttctcgaggCCGGTAAGGCCAAGA ACCCTTGGCCCAACGTGGACGCCCACTCTGGTGTCCTCCTCACCTA CTACGGTCTCCACCAGCAGGACTTCTACACCGTCCTCTTCGGTGTTTCTCGAGCTTTCGGTGTTGTCTCTCAACTCATCTGGGACCGAGCTCTTGGT ATGCCCCTCGAGAGGCCCAAGTCTTACTCCACCGAGgccatcaagaagatgtTCGAGAACAAGTAA
- a CDS encoding protein disulfide-isomerase domain — MRFAYTLSASLLAVASFVSASNVIDLDTTNFDQYVGGDRPALVEFYAPWCGHCKNLAPTYEQLADAFPTDKVVIAKTDADGVGRELGSRFGVQGFPTIKWFPAGSSQPVDYNSGRDLDSLVGFVTKESAVKSKIKPPPPPAAVQLDATNFDDIALDENKNVLVAFTAPWCGHCKNMKPAYEKVAKAFASEADCVVAQMDADDAQNKPVASKYDVRSFPTIKFFPKGNKEPIMYSSGRTEEQFIEYLNEHCGTHRTATGLLSETAGKVLTLDTLASTFFSAKLPERPDILTKAREYIGTLTDKKANVSAEYYVKAMERVLEKGEGWVVKEQARIAGLLASPSLAPTKLDELKVKANILSAFAVKKAEEAYEAAGEYLGDAAKAAKQAPYQVKDGVDQFADAVQEKVQQIKEEL; from the exons ATGAGGTTCGCATACACACTCTCAGCATCCTTGTTGGCTGTCGCATCTTTTGTATCCGCCAGCAAcgtcatcgatctcgatacTACCAATTTTgaccaa TATGTCGGTGGTGACAGGCCTGCTCTAGTAGAATT TTACGCACC ATGGTGTGGACATTGCAAGAACC TCGCTCCCACATACGAGCAGCTCGCCGATGCATTCCCCACC GACAAGGTGGTCATTGCCAAAACCGACGCTGATGGCGTAGGACGAGAGCTCGGAAGTAGATTCGGTGTGCAAGGATTCCCAA CTATCAAATGGTTCCCTGCCGGATCATCTCAACCTGTCGACTACAACTCTGGACGAGACCTCGACTCTCTTGTGGGCTT TGTCACCAAAGAGTCCGCTGTCAAGTCCAAGATCAAGCCGCCTCCCCCTCCTGCCGCTGTCCAGCTCGACGCTACTAACTTTGACGACATCGCTCTGGATGAGAACAAGAATGTTTTGGTCGCCTTCACTGCTCCCTGG TGCGGTCACTGCAAG AACATGAAACCCGCCTACGAGAAGGTCGCCAAGGCGTTCGCCTCCGAGGCTGACTGTGTCGTCGCTCAAATGGACGCCGACGATGCCCAGAACAAGCCCGTCGCTTCCAAATATGATGTCCGAAGCTTCCCTACCATCAAGTTCTTCCCCAAGGGCAACAAGGAGCCTATCATGTACAGTAGCGGTAGGACCGAGGAGCAATTCATTGAG TACCTCAATGAGCACTGTGGAACCCACCGAACTGCCACCGGTCTCCTCTCTGAGACTGCCGGCAAGGTCCTTACTCTCGACACTCTTGCTTCcactttcttctctgccaAACTTCCCGAGCGACCTGATATTCTCACCAAGGCCAGGGAGTACATCGGAACCTTGACTGACAAAAAGGCCAACGTTTCTGCCGAGTACTACGTCAAGGCCATGGAGCGGGTCCTCGAGAAGGGCGAAGGATGGGTCGTCAAGGAGCAAGCTAG AATCGCTGGTCTCCTCGCCTCGCCCTCGCTTGCGCCAACCAAGCTTGACGAGCTCAAGGTCAAAGCCAACATTCTCTCCGCTTTCGCTGTCAAGAAAGCTGAAGAGGCTTACGAGGCTGCTGGAGAGTACCTTGGGGACGCGGCCAAGGCTGCCAAACAGGCGCCTTACCAAGTCAAAGATGGTGTGGACCAATTCGCCGATGCTGTCCAGGAAAAGGTGCagcagatcaaggaggagctTTAA
- a CDS encoding T-complex protein 1 subunit epsilon, with product MSMDQINPGQAVYAQDENGRPFIIVREQGKKVRTHGLEAIRSHILAARSVTNIIKSSLGPRGLDKILISPDGDITVTNDGATILGQMEVDHQIAKLLVEVSKSQDDEIGDGTTGVVVLAGALLSSALTLLERGIHPIRIADGYEKACEVAIQELDRVADTIEFSKEDTSNLLKTAKTSLGSKIVSIAHDKFASIAVDAVLSVADLARRDVDFELIKVDGKVGGSLEDTSLVKGVVIDKDMSHPQMPTTVRDAKIAILTCPFEPPRPKTKHKLDIESVEEYKKLREYEKEKFLDMIKMVKDTGANLVICQWGFDDEANHLLMQNELPAVRWVGGPEIELIAIATNGRIVPRFEDLTADKLGRAGLVRELTFGTTRDKMLVIEECANTRAVTVFVRGSNKMIIDEAKRALHDAICVVRNLVKDNRVVYGGGAAEICASVAVSKKADEIPTIEQYAMRAFANALDSIPLALAENSGLSPIDTLADVKSRQVTEKNPRLGIDCLGRGENDMKAQYVYDPLISKRQQFLLATQVVRMILRVDDVIDASAFGDE from the exons ATGTCGATGGACCAGATCAACCCCGGTCAAGCGGTCTACGCTCAagatgag AATGGAAGACCGTTCATCATTgtcag AGAACaagggaagaaagtgaGAACACACGGATTGGAAGCTATACGG AGTCATATCCTTGCGGCTCGATCTG tcaccaacatcatcaaATCCTCGCTTGGACCAAGAG GTCTCGACAAGATCCTTATCTCGCCCGATGGGGATATCACAGTGACCAACGACGGTGCTACCATTCTCGGTCAAATGGAGGTCGATCATCAGATCGCAAAGCtgttggtggaggtgtCGAAGTCgcaagatgatgagattggAGATGGTACTACGGGCGTAGTCG TACTCGCTGGTGCTTTGCTGTCTTCTGCGCTCACATTGCTCGAACGAGGAATACATCCCATCAGGATTGCGGACGGTTATGAGAAAGCTTGTGAGGTTGCCATCCAGGAGCTGGACAGGGTTGCAGACACA ATCGAATTCAGCAAAGAGGATACGTCAAACCTGTTGAAGACCGCTAAGACAAGTTTGGGGAGTAAGAT CGTTTCAATCGCTCACGACAAATTCGCCTCAATCGCCGTGGACGCCGTTCTCTCTGTCGCTGATCTGgctcgacgagatgtcGATTTCGAGCTCATCAAAGTGGACGGTAAAGTTGGTGGATCACTTGAAGACACCTCTTTGGTCAAAGGCGTTGTCATCGACAAGGACAtgtctcatcctcaaatGCCCACCACTGTCCGAGATGCGAAGATCGCCATCTTGACATGTCCGTTCGAGCCTCCTAGACCTAAGACGAAGCACAAGTTGGACATTGAGAGTGTGGAGGAGTACAAGAAGTTGAGGGAGTacgagaaagagaagtTCCTGGACATGATTAAGAT GGTCAAGGACACCGGCGCCAACCTCGTCATCTGTCAATGGGgcttcgacgacgaggccAATCACTTGCTCATGCAAAACGAGCTTCCCGCTGTACGATGGGTTGGTGGACCtgagatcgag CTCATCGCCATTGCCACAAACGGTCGTATCGTGCCCCGATTTGAGGACTTGACAGCGGACAAGCTGGGTCGAGCAGGTCTGGTCAGGGAGTTGACATTCGGAACAACGAGAGACAAGATGTTGGTCATCGAGGAATGTGCGAATACTCGAGCTGTGACCGTCTTCGTGCGAGGGAGTAAcaagatg atcatcgacgaggcCAAGCGAGCTCTCCACGATGCCATCTGTGTCGTAAGAAATCTGGTCAAGGACAACCGAGTGGTAtatggtggtggtgctgcGGAGATCTGCGCTTCGGTCGCTGTGTCGAAGAAGGCCGACGAG ATCCCTACCATCGAACAATACGCCATGCGAGCGTTCGCCAACGCCTTGGACTCTAttccccttgcccttgctGAGAACTCCGGTCTCTCACCGATTGATACCCTTGCGGATGTGAAGAGCCGACAGGTGACGGAGAAGAACCCCAGGTTAGGTATTGACTGTCTCGGCCGAGGAgagaatg ACATGAAGGCGCAGTACGTTTACGACCCCTTGATCTCAAAGAGACAGCAGTTCCTGTTGGCGACTCAGGTTGTGAGGATGATCTTACGGGTGGATGATgtgattg ATGCATCTGCTTTTGGAGATGAGTAA